The stretch of DNA gagtagtcataccatccttttgagctaggaatATGGGGAGGGGAGTTAACCTagcgtcatcagtagccactgtttGAATCCccagggtcctagcttgggtggagagtggccttagatgatgaccatatagcctttgtatgtatatatatatatatatatatatatatatatatatatatatatatatatatatatatatatatatatatgtatacatggccTGTCTCTTCCAAATTGTCAATGCTATCCttgggcaacctttaaaccttaaacctgttgCCGTCGTTGTAGGTCTTTGGAGCCGTAAGGATCTCCCACACCTCACTCGGTGTTGTCCCAACACATTGGAATCAGAcctgaaaaatatcatcattttattttaaatattaattatacttATCAAATAGAACATTTCCTAAATAAggtatattttcaattaaatttcccatctataataaaagagcaattgtatgacatatatatatatatatatatatatatatatatatatatatatatatatatatatatatatatcattcatatattctAATACCATTACTACCTCCAGAAAAACGCAAATTAGGGTTTCGCCctcaccaaagggctcatcaggtgggttttgcctacttcttttcagcaggcttggttcccacgaccctcattccctcccttttttttctatcatcatctcaacaattcaaaattcatcagtaaaatgtcttatgattaataataaatgctgaagaagagaaacaaattgaagcatcagtatcagccgggcggttaagccaagcgtcattattggccgggcggttaagccaagcgtcaatatgtgctgggcggttaagccaagcgtcattattggccgggcgattaagccaagcgtcatcattggccgggcggttaagccaagcgtcatcattggccgggcggttaagccaagcgtcagtatgtgccagGCGGTTAActcaagcgtcattattggccgggcggtgaagccaagcgtcatcattggtcgggcggttaagcctagcgtcatcatcggccgggcggttaagccaagcgtcatcatcggccgggcggttaagccaagcgtcatcatcggccgggcggttaagccaagcctcatcatcggccgggcggttaagccaagcgtcatcatcggccgggcggttaagccaagcctcatcatcggccgggcggttaagccaagcgtcatcatcggccgggcggttaagccaagcctcatcatcggccgggcggttaagccaagcgtcatcatcggccgggcggttaagccaagcctcatcatcggccgggcggtgaagccaagcgtcatcatcggccgggcggtgaagccaagcgtcatcatctgccgggcggttaagccaagcgtcatcatcggccgggcggtgaagccaagcgtcatcatctgccgggcggttaagccaagcgtcatcatcggccgggcggtgaagccaagcgtcatcatttgccgggcggttaagccaagcgtcattattggccgggcggtgaagccaagcgtcatcatttgccgggcggttaagccaagcgtcattattggccgggcggttaagccaagcgtcatcatcggccgggcggttaagccaagcgtcattatcggccgggcggttaagccaagcgtcatcatcggccgggcggttaagccaagcgtcattatcggccgggcggttaagccaagcgtcatcattagccgggcggttaagccaagcgtcatcatttgccgggcggttaagccaagcgtcatcatcggccgggcggttaagccaagcgtcatcatcggccgggcggttaagccaagcgtcatcattggccgggcggttaagccaagcgtcatcatttgccgggcggttaagccaagcgtcatcatttgccgggcggttaagccaagcgtcatcatcggccgggcggttaagccaagcgtcattattggccgggcggttaagccaagcgtcatcatttgccgggcggttaagccaagcgtcatcatcggccgggcggttaagccaagcgtcatcatcggccgggcggttaagccaagcatcatcatttgccgggcggttaagccaagcgtcatcatttaccgggcggttaagccaagcgtcatcatcggccgggcggttaagccaagcgtcatcatcggccgggcggttaagccaagcgtcatcatcggctgggcggttaagccaagcgtcatcatcggctgggcggttaagccaagcgtcatcatcggccgggcggttaagccaagcgtcattattggccgggcggttaagccaagcgtcatcatcggccgggcggttaagccaagcgttatcatcggccgggcggttgagacaagcgtcatcatcggccgggcggttaagccaagcgtcatcatcggctgggcggttaagccaagcgtcatcatgggccgggcggttaagccaagcgtcatcatcggccgggcggttaagccaagcgtcatcatcggccgggcggttaagccaagcgtcatcatcggccgggcggttaagccaagcgtcatcatcggctgggcggttaagccaagcgtcatcatcggccgggcggttaagccaagcgtcatcatcggccgggcggttaagccaagcgtcatcatcggccgggcggttaagccaagcgtcatcatcggccgggcggttaagccaagcgtcatcatcggccgggcggttaagccaagcgtcatcatcggccgggcggttaagccaagcgtcatcatcggccgggcggttaagccaagcgtcatcatcggccgggcggttaagccaagcgtcatcatcggccgggcggttaagccaagcgtcatcatcggccgggcggttaagccaagcgtcatcatcggccgggcggttaagccaagcgtcatcatcggccgggcggttaagccaagcgtcatcatcggccgggcggttaagccaagcgtcatcatcggccgggcggttaagccaagcgtcatcatcggccgggcggttaagccaagcgtcatcatcggccgggcggttaagccaagtcatCATcgaccgggcggttaagccaagcgtcatcatcggccgggcggttaagccaagtcatcatcggccgggcggttaagccaagcgtcatcatcggctgggcggttaagccaagcgtcatcatcggccgggcggttaagccaagcgtcatcatcggccgggcggttaagccaagcgtcatcatcggccgggcggttaagccaagcgtcatcatcggccgggcggttaagccaagcgtcatcattggccgggcggttaagccaagcgtcatcatcggccgggcggttaagccaagcgtcatcatctggccgggcggttaagccaagcgtcattattggccgggcggtaagccaagcgtcatcatctgccgggcggttaagccaagcgtcatcatcggccgggcggttaagccaagcgtcatcatcggccgggcggttaagccaagcgtcatcatcggccgggcggttaagccaagcgtcattattggcgggcggtgaagccaagcgtcatcatttgccgggcggttaagccaagcgtcatcatcggccgggcggttaagccaagcgtcatcatcagccgggcggttaagccaagcgtcatcatcggccgggcggtgaagccaagcgtcatcatttgccgggcggttaagccaagcgtcatcatcggccgggcggttaagccaagcgtcatcatcggccgggcggttaagccaagcgtcatcatcggccgggcggttaagccaagcgtcatcatcggccgggcggttaagccaagcgtcatcatcggccgggcggttaagccaagcgtcatcatcggccgggcggttaagccaagcgtcatcatcggccgggcggttaagccaagcgtcatcatcggccgggcggttaagccaagcgtcatcatcggccgggcggttaagccaagcgtcatcatcggccgggcggttaagccaagcgtcatcatcggccgggcggttaagccaagcgtcatcatcggccgggcggttaagccaagcgtcatcatcggccgggcggttaagccaagcgtcatcatcggccgggcggttaagccaagcgtcatcatcggccgggcggttaagccaagcgtcatcatcggccgggcggttaagccaagcgtcatcatcggccgggcggttaagccaagcgtcatcatcggccgggcggttaagccaagcgtcatcatcggccgggcggttaagccaagcgtcatcatcggccgggcggttaagccaagcgtcatcatcgccgggcggttaagccaagcgtcatcataggccgggcggttaagccaagcgtcatcatcggccgggcggttaagccaagcgtcatcatcggccgggcggttaagccaagcgtcatcatcggccgggcggttaagccaagcgtcatcatcggccgggcggttaagccaagcgtcatcatcggccgggcggttaagccaagcgtcatcatcggccgggcggttaagccaagcgtcatcatcggccgggcggttaagccaagcgtcatcatcggccgggcggttaagccaagcgtcatcatcggccgggcggttaagccaagcgtcatcatcggccgggcggttaagccaagcgtcatcatcggccgggcggttaagccaagcgtcatcatcggccgggcggttaagccaagcgtcatcatcggccgggcggttaagccaagcgtcatcatcggccgggcggttaagccaagcgtcatcatttgccgggcggttaagccaagcgtcatcattggcccaAGCGggccggttaagccaagcatcattatcggcctagaaaactaaacaataaaatactattccttaaaaaaatattccttttacaaaataaaaaaaaaaaataattcctttcacaaaaggaaataagaatttattcctttcaaaataaaaattatatattattcctttcacaaaactaaaaaaaaaaatgtcacaaaattataatcctttagaaaaaaatacattatctcTTACCAACAAAAATAGGAATGTGAGGACATCAACTTAATCTCGAGTGCTGCCATTACCAAAACTTCCTCTGCTGCCCTGCCCCCATCCTTTCTTGAACCCTCTCCATCAGCTGCTGCAGCCATTGGATGAGCACCTGTTCTGACAGACCTCGCTTGAAGAAACACAGCTTCCTCCTTCAACATATAAGGACAAGTCTACTGCATACtaaaagaagcctagctcgttccctctgcagagccggtcttctagattattcccccagaaccacccgaaggttggtatccggaagaatagatccagatatccgatcatttgtacacttgacaagggTCCTGTACTCGTtcaccaaggtacatagcatactggaacgcgccaggtttcttccctctgcaaagACTGTTGTCCTCGAGCTGGATATTTAAGCCTTGCATCCCTCAAGCTGGACAGTCCTTCCAAGCCTCCTCCTTCTAGCTGGGCAGTCAGTCATTCAGGCCAAGGatccagggggggagggggggggggaaagcatcATCTACGTTTGGAACTGGTGTCTGCAACTTCCTGAATAGGTTGAGCACAATTATTtgaaggtttggtcctggcaaCACTCGGCTAAAtctccttttcctcacaaaataaactgaaaagattttttttttttcagattttttattttttttagattttttttttttagattttttattttttttagattttttttttttttttagatttttttttatttttttttagattttttttaatttttttttttagatttttttttttattttgggggggtTTTTGTTTGTCATATTGTTTTTCTCCATCCCTTCGCTGATCCAAGTATTAATTTAGCGAAGTCTCCTCAGAAGCCTATCGATATGAGtagctgctaattgaacctgctcgATGGTACCACTAATGGTGATAAAATTATTGTTGATTTGCCATGGGAGCTTTATTAAGCTGAcgccactctgccgggtgatttccgTCAGCGTCCTTCCACCCACTCCACATATGACTCGGTGGAACTTGCTTGGGACGTCCAAGTCGACAGTCACGTGACCCTCGACGTCATAGTCCCTTGTGGTGTAAACTCCAACCTTTGCACCTTGGAAGATGATATGGCTGCCAGATCCACCGCCGATTGTCGAGTTAAAGAACCCATCTGTACCTCTTCCTGTATGGGGTGAGGAAGAAACCCTTTTAtgattctcgggttccaggtcaaagacgataggtttgcgagcgggttttttctttgcaatcttctcttccttttgcttttcctccttttccttttggagtttCTCCTCTTCCCGGAGGCAGTTGACAGGGACAGGTCCTTTTGAGGCTAGTAGTCTGCCCAACACCTGACCCAAACCAGATATCCCTCCGTCAGGCTCGTTCTCCAACTCCTCCTTGTGTCCGTTGGCAAGCAGGTCCTCTGCCTTAACTACATTGTCTTCCCCTTTTTTATTGACAatgacatccatttggacatcttccttctgtctatccatcttaacatccatttggacatcttccttctgtctatccatcttaacatccatttggacatcttccttctgtctatccatcttaacatccatttggacatcttccttctgtctatccatcttaacatccatttggacatcttccttctgtctatccatcttaacatccatttggacatcttccttcagtccatccatcttaacatccatttggacatcttccttctgtctatccatcttaacatccatttggacatcttccttctgtctatccatcttaacatccatttggacatcttccttctgtctatacatcttaacatccatttggacatcttccttctgtctatccatcttaacatccatttggacatcttccttctgtctatccatcttaacatccatttggacatcttccttctgtctatccatcttaacatccaccTCGGTCGAGATTGTTAAACCTGATCTTCCAAGTTTCACTTTCCTTATTCCAGGTTTGTTTTCGtcttttttcttatctctctcttcaAGTTTCTCCTTGAGTAAAGAGGTGATTTCATTTGCGGCAAGCAGCTCGTCCTGCAGACTAATATTTTCTTTGGTGATTTGGACGATCCTGTTCTCTGCCACTTCCTTACTAGAACTTAAATGGCCGATGCGTTCCTGGAGAGAATCTCTCTCCTTGGCTATGGAAGTTATCGTCTCCTTTAGTTCGCCAATCTCTTCTTGAGCCTTAGACAACTCATCTTCCAGCCTATAGACTTCCTTCTTAACGTCTTTTAACGTCTTTACGAGGCAACTGTAATTTCCCTCATTTGTCAAGTTTTTCATCCTGGCCTCAGTCAGGCTAATTTCCAACCTCTCTTTCTCTGTTGCCATCTCTCTGATAATCTGCATTTGCTTTTCATTTGTCTCATTCAGTTCATCTATTTCTGCCTCAAATACAGATTCGAGGCGATGAATAGAGGCCACCTTTTCACGATCCACTTTTTGTAGTTTCTCGCCGAATTCTAGGTGGTTTTGTtccatctcacataatttatttaaatgttcttTCTTGAGACATTCTAACTCATCCAAGAGGCATTTGTACCTTTCATTCCTGATTATATCATTTATCCTTGCCTCAGTTAGGCTCTTTTCAAGTACATTTCTCTCCACTGAAATCTCCCCAATCACTTCGATCTTCTCATGAACTATCTTATTTAGTTCTCTGTTGTCTTGGCGAGCTTTTTCCAATTGCTCTGTAAGTTCAATGATTTTCTGATCCTTCTCGGTCatctcagtttgatattttccaaggacaacgttttgattgaagatttcctttttcagattttcgtttgttagttccaggtcgtcattaatgtttaccaaattgtccatctcgattttcctatcgatttgaagagctccaacgacgttagagagacgttgagtctctgctaacaactcttctttctctgctaacaactcttctttctctgctaacaaatCTTCTTtccctgctaacaactcttctttctctgctaacaactcttctttctctgctaagaatcttgactcgacttcctttctagagctgatatccttttccttctcggtcaactcagtttgatattttcctaggacaacgttttgattgaagatttcctttttcagatttccgtttgttagttccaggtcgtcattaatgtttgtcaaattgtccatctcgattttcctatcgatttgaaga from Palaemon carinicauda isolate YSFRI2023 chromosome 5, ASM3689809v2, whole genome shotgun sequence encodes:
- the LOC137641008 gene encoding trichohyalin-like, producing MDQRFLGIFSSLQQGRTNKMSQSTTGHLQVQKKVGGVVFMEPEEEGSLMYRMTSWLRTSKPLNSEDGMEEKVGGGPSETGPKREEEEESIQRRMEERIISLEREISSRKEVESRSLAEKEELLAEKEELLAEKEELKEVESRFLAEKEELLAEKEELLAGKEDLLAEKEELLAEKEELLAETQQQLEKARQDNRELNKIVHEKIEVIGEISVERNVLEKSLTEARINDIIRNERYKCLLDELECLKKEHLNKLCEMEQNHLEFGEKLQKVDREKVASIHRLESVFEAEIDELNETNEKQMQIIREMATEKERLEISLTEARMKNLTNEGNYSCLVKTLKDVKKEVYRLEDELSKAQEEIGELKETITSIAKERDSLQERIGHLSSSKEVAENRIVQITKENISLQDELLAANEITSLLKEKLEERDKKKDENKPGIRKVKLGRSGLTISTEVDVKMDRQKEDVQMDKEDVQMDVKMDRQKEDVQMDVIVNKKGEDNVVKAEDLLANGHKEELENEPDGGISGLGQVLGRLLASKGPVPVNCLREEEKLQKEKEEKQKEEKIAKKKPARKPIVFDLEPENHKRVSSSPHTGRGTDGFFNSTIGGGSGSHIIFQGAKVGVYTTRDYDVEGHVTVDLDVPSKFHRVICGVGGRTLTEITRQSGVSLIKLPWQINNNFITISGTIEQVQLAATHIDRLLRRLR